A genomic window from Pocillopora verrucosa isolate sample1 chromosome 7, ASM3666991v2, whole genome shotgun sequence includes:
- the LOC131795918 gene encoding WD repeat and SOCS box-containing protein 1-like — MGLDSSKPNQSDIHGTQLALCTTTYRSFHLKGEPIPPPFTILTELKHSDPLKVTACAFSPNDDTSLLSLTTFGGHDLRHFRAGYVQCWDLDSLEETHDNSLFTCSPPPVCNFSPNGEILSIILGTGHAQIILAERTDDCTLKPLIIYCDKGEYRDRSRLTRPLCCVFSPDGRKAVTVSNVTLESHRGTETNDIWLWQVKSKKKLKSSGRVICEVVFPGFSGHLISCVFSPDSSLVAFSSSLSQLYVLKSENLELLSAIRTDVARNACSCSFVPCFPFQKLAACYEDGVFQIWYIQDANTKCVTETKIVTGSTKLTAFSYSADGALLAFGTSQGKVIVTETELLQTLYEISSIHVPNARLDSVSNESSTTIVCSVAFARSCNELAIGQSDGLVRIWQLPLKFELQHLCRLVINGLVPPAQVTHLPLPRNLKAYLLFSPLASTRVNECS, encoded by the coding sequence ATGGGTTTGGATTCATCAAAACCAAACCAATCAGATATTCACGGAACACAACTGGCTCTTTGCACGACAACTTACCGGTCATTTCATTTGAAAGGCGAACCAATTCCTCCACCCTTTACCATCTTGACGGAACTAAAGCATTCAGACCCATTGAAGGTAACAGCCTGTGCCTTTTCTCCGAACGACGATACAAGTTTGCTGTCACTTACAACGTTTGGTGGCCATGATTTGAGACATTTTCGAGCAGGATATGTTCAATGTTGGGACCTCGATAGCCTCGAGGAAACCCATGATAACAGCCTGTTCACGTGCTCACCGCCTCCCGTTTGCAATTTTTCGCCAAATGGGGAGATTTTGTCGATTATTTTAGGCACAGGTCACGCACAAATTATTTTGGCTGAGCGCACAGACGATTGTACTCTAAAACCGTTAATAATTTACTGTGATAAAGGTGAATATCGCGATAGAAGTCGTCTGACCAGACCTTTATGTTGCGTGTTTTCTCCGGACGGCCGCAAAGCCGTGACAGTGAGCAATGTTACGCTAGAATCTCACAGAGGTACTGAAACAAATGATATTTGGCTATGGCAGGTGAAGTCcaagaaaaagctaaaaagttCAGGGAGAGTCATTTGTGAAGTTGTTTTTCCAGGATTTTCCGGTCACTTGATCAGCTGTGTCTTTTCACCAGACAGCTCCCTTGTTGCATTTTCCAGTTCCTTGAGTCAGCTATATGTtctgaaaagtgaaaatttagAGTTGCTGTCTGCCATTAGGACTGATGTTGCAAGAAATGCTTGCAGTTGTTCTTTTGTTCcctgttttccatttcaaaagCTTGCAGCCTGCTATGAGGATGGTGTTTTTCAGATCTGGTATATTCAAGATGCTAACACTAAATGTGTAACAGAAACAAAGATTGTGACAGGTTCAACTAAGTTGACAGCATTTTCATACAGTGCAGATGGTGCCTTATTAGCCTTTGGTACTTCACAAGGAAAAGTTATTGTAACTGAAACAGAACTGTTACAGACTCTTTATGAGATAAGTTCAATACATGTACCTAATGCCAGGCTAGACTCTGTTTCTAATGAGTCAAGCACAACCATTGTATGTTCTGTTGCCTTTGCAAGGAGCTGTAATGAACTGGCCATTGGACAGAGTGATGGCTTAGTTCGGATCTGGCAGTTGCCTCTAAAATTTGAACTGCAACATTTATGTCGTTTAGTGATTAATGGGTTGGTTCCACCAGCACAAGTGACACATCTGCCCTTACCAAGAAACTTAAAAGCTTATCTATTATTTTCACCTCTTGCTAGTACAAGAGTAAATGAATGTTCTTGA
- the LOC131795882 gene encoding multiple inositol polyphosphate phosphatase 1-like, which produces MALKLVLFSIIRLFFFQYAGGSQTFRLGTKTAYHFNNSASSITHPDLCEPIHLNMVIRHGSRLPSDGDMEEIDALLTKLNQIYTKDSPFRYQNLTLPWIKPPLWNDGNPGELTAVGEIEQYSIAKRFRARFNRVFDKKYWNKYYSFVSSDKPRTAQSAMAFAHGLFESQGPVSPSKFQPVAVMFSGRQNQDKLLSSYKTCPRYEIDVDENGLDEVEKFLKGPEARSVIERLEKRLKITGKMSLTFDLVEKLFRLCAFGVMNRNDSSWCDLLEDNDVKIMEYQGDLEAYYEHSYGNQLNLKMECTLLSEITKNLRDFSAGQTDLRGVFRFTSSGTLVGLLTILGLFKDSMPLRADNYLQMRKRQFVLSNMVPMSGNIAVVLYACKSSGMAEKRDHKVQVLVNEEPVTLPCCHGNVICSLDEFLSCFKETVDSCDLEAMCSLPSTDQPKAMATLLYPRQILLSFFLVFTLFIRL; this is translated from the coding sequence ATGGCTTTGAAACTGGTTTTATTCTCTATTATtcgattgtttttctttcagtatgCTGGAGGCTCGCAAACGTTTCGCCTTGGAACGAAAACAGCATACCACTTCAACAATTCTGCTTCCTCGATAACACACCCCGACCTATGTGAACCTATTCATCTCAACATGGTGATACGCCACGGCTCTCGACTTCCAAGTGATGGCGATATGGAAGAAATTGATGCACTTTTAACCAAGCTGAACCAAATCTACACAAAAGATTCGCCATTCCGCTACCAAAATCTCACGTTACCATGGATCAAACCACCGCTGTGGAACGACGGTAATCCAGGCGAATTAACAGCCGTTGGTGAAATTGAACAATACAGTATCGCCAAAAGGTTTCGAGCCCGTTTTAACAGAGTCTTCGACAAGAAATACTGGAATAAATATTACAGTTTTGTGTCTTCAGATAAACCTCGTACGGCTCAAAGCGCCATGGCGTTTGCCCACGGATTATTTGAATCCCAAGGTCCTGTAAGcccatcaaaatttcaacccGTTGCTGTCATGTTTTCTGGTCGTCAAAACCAGGATAAATTATTGTCTTCTTACAAAACATGTCCTCGGTACGAGATCGACGTTGACGAGAATGGCCTTGATGAAGtggaaaagtttttgaaagggCCAGAAGCTAGGAGTGTAATAGAACGACTTGAAAAAAGACTCAAGATAACCGGAAAGATGTCACTGACGTTTGATCTTGTCGAGAAACTTTTCCGGTTGTGTGCGTTTGGAGTAATGAACCGTAACGACAGCAGCTGGTGTGATTTGTTGGAAGATAATGATGTCAAAATAATGGAGTATCAGGGTGATCTGGAAGCGTATTACGAGCACTCATACGGAAACCAGCTAAATCTGAAGATGGAATGCACTCTGCTTTCTGAAATCACGAAAAATTTGCGTGACTTCTCCGCAGGTCAAACCGATCTTCGGGGAGTATTTCGATTCACGTCATCAGGCACTTTAGTTGGGTTGTTGACAATTCTCGGACTTTTCAAAGATTCCATGCCTTTGCGGGCAGACAATTACCTCCAAATGAGAAAGCGGCAATTCGTTTTGTCTAACATGGTTCCCATGTCGGGCAATATCGCTGTGGTTTTATACGCGTGCAAATCCTCAGGAATGGCGGAAAAACGGGATCACAAAGTGCAGGTGTTGGTGAACGAGGAACCAGTAACTCTGCCATGTTGTCATGGAAACGTAATATGTAGTCTTGACGAATTTTTGTCATGTTTTAAGGAGACTGTTGACAGCTGTGATTTGGAAGCCATGTGTTCTCTACCGTCAACTGATCAACCAAAGGCCATGGCTACTCTTCTTTATCCCCGGCAGATTctattatcatttttccttgtttttactctttttattAGATTATAA
- the LOC131795888 gene encoding fibropellin-1-like isoform X1, protein MITSRIITTTVLLWSGFLKGYDSSCLSTSCLNGGTCVTTASGQQVCHCAAGFTGRSCATDTNECAAHPCHNNGTCIDQVNSFQCECRKGFTGIICQTNIDDCQGNLCKNGATCQDLVADFRCHCQPGFGGRFCEIDIDDCAELPCHHSSTCIDGVNGFSCSCLPGYTGVLCDINFNDCGSNPCQNGGICADGVNDYLCVCKTGFSGKNCERDIDDCEQAPCKNGGTCHDQVNDFLCDCAVGFKGGNCEVNIDDCLSAPCDNNATCVDLVNGFSCNCMSGFTGLKCDIDIDECRDHMCMHNSACVDGINSYKCICKPGFTGQFCEVDIDDCIQQPCKNQGVCIDAVDDFRCVCQTGFTGKDCVVNIDDCANNPCHHNATCLDLVNSYNCTCPTGYTGKDCHMVINNCANPLCLNGGTCINRPDGQGYDCICRNGFIDPTCSLNMDDCSPNPCQSGDCIDLIDNFMCNCSGGIIGRTCAGSVNACNAFFCRNGGTCISNNSSLHCVCPEGFTSTHCEVDINHCHSHNCQNNATCVDGVKNYTCLCAKGYAGHYCEIDLDECEANQCSNGATCVDLINDFKCLCAPGFQGRTCAVDINECYSFPCYHDALCTDLVDGFKCTCKPGFTGKKCETNINDCTGDSCKNGGFCFDGINKFQCLCSPGFGGNNCEINIDDCARQPCKNSGNCTDFVNNFKCTCSPGYTGKQCDVDIDDCVNQKCHHGGSCIDLVNGFICNCPLGYTGVHCEKDIDECQSQPCVNGTCLEEAGSYKCVCQSGFTGNNCEVNVDDCASFPCHNGGKCFDMVDDYLCVCPLGFKGKTCGVNIDDCLWQPCQHNGSRCVDGVNSFSCMCAPGYKGVNCSIEVDKCAVTPCQNNGTCTNEISDFTCWCLSGFKGRYCEIKETDNCASFICLNSGRCHRTENGTGCICPRGYHGNHCEIKSDRCQLSSCLNDATCYDNGKDLFCKCPVGFVGKRCEKAFDHCIARVADSNMTFPSNICGPHGACVSRRTGFICTCYAGYTGLLCQHEINECLSNPCGENMSCIDGINSFTCELEAEVGNAAFSGSQTKSSYVIPFVVVAVVLVLLAAFGLFIFKLRAYRQRNGRMKLKEDHADTLPHSYPQEKTFENPIYQPCDEVISVECRDDIASLHALRVQIEQELLDLSFLSDAESMGQRELAKSSSAPDLRNLPVTVRDMETSSVCSVDDLSQGSLGAELFLGASTSACDVKRSKEWLDTYL, encoded by the exons ATGATAACTTCTAGGATAATCACCACTACTGTTTTATTATGGAGTGGCTTTCTCAAG ggttaTGATAGTTCCTGTTTATCCACCTCATGTCTGAATGGTGGTACCTGTGTTACAACAGCTAGTGGACAGCAGGTGTGTCACTGTGCAGCAGGGTTTACTGGAAGAAGCTGCGCAACTGACACAAATGAATGTGCTGCACATCCATGTCATAACAATGGGACGTGTATTGATCAG gTCAATTCATTTCAATGTGAATGCCGTAAGGGATTTACTGGAATTATCTGCCAGACAAACATTGATGACTGTCAAGGCAATCTATGTAAGAATGGGGCAACATGCCAAGATCTTGTTGCTGATTTTCGCTGCCACTGTCAGCCTGGATTTGGGGGAAGGTTTTGCGAGATTGACATTGATGACTGTGCAGAGTTACCTTGCCACCACAGTAGTACATGTATTGATGGAGTGAATGGGTTCTCTTGTTCGTGCCTTCCAGGATACACAGGAGTTCTTTGTGACATAAATTTCAATGACTGTGGTAGTAATCCTTGCCAGAATGGAGGAATATGTGCAGATGGAGTGAATGATTATCTTTGTGTGTGTAAGACTGGTTTCTCAGGAAAGAACTGTGAGAGGGACATAGATGATTGTGAGCAAGCACCTTGTAAAAATGGAG GAACCTGTCACGACCAAGTGAATGATTTTTTGTGTGACTGTGCAGTGGGCTTCAAAGGAGGAAACTGTGAAGTAAACATTGACGACTGCTTATCTGCACCATGTGACAATAATGCTACATGTGTTGACTTAGTCAATGGATTTTCTTGCAATTGCATGAGTGGATTCACTGGACTAAAATGTGatatagatattgatgaatgcagAGACCACATGTGTATGCACAACTCAGCTTGTGTTGATGGAATAAACTCATACAAGTGTATCTGTAAGCCTGGTTTCACAGGACAGTTCTGTGAAGTCGACATTGATGACTGCATTCAGCAGCCATGTAAGAATCAAGGTGTGTGTATAGATGCAGTGGATGACTTCAGATGTGTATGTCAGACTGGTTTTACAGGAAAGGATTGTGTGGTTAACATTGATGACTGTGCAAATAATCCTTGTCATCACAATGCCACATGTCTAGATCTTGTCAACAGTTACAACTGCACTTGTCCAACAGGTTATACGGGTAAAGACTGTCATATGGTCATTAACAACTGTGCTAATCCACTTTGTTTGAATGGTGGAACATGCATCAACAGGCCTGATGGACAAGGATATGACTGCATTTGTCGCAACGGATTCATAGATCCAACTTGTTCATTAAATATGGATGACTGCTCTCCTAATCCTTGTCAGAGTGGGGATTGCATTGATTTGATTGACAATTTTATGTGCAACTGTTCAGGGGGAATCATAGGAAGAACTTGTGCTGGTTCAGTCAATGCATGTAATGCATTCTTTTGTCGCAATGGGGGTACATGCATCTCTAATAATTCTTCATTACATTGTGTTTGTCCAGAGGGTTTCACAAGCACACATTGTGAAGTGGATATCAACCACTGTCATTCACACAACTGTCAAAATAATGCCACTTGTGTAGATGGTGTCAAAAATTATACTTGTCTTTGTGCAAAGGGATATGCTGGTCATTACTGTGAAATAGATCTTGATGAATGTGAAGCTAATCAATGCAGCAATGGAGCAACTTGTGTGGATTTGATAAATGACTTTAAGTGCCTGTGTGCTCCAGGTTTCCAAGGGCGGACATGCGCTGTAGACATCAATGAGTGTTATTCATTTCCTTGTTACCATGATGCATTATGCACTGATTTGGTCGATGGCTTTAAATGTACCTGCAAGCCAGGTTTTACAGGAAAGAAGTGTGAGACAAATATTAATGACTGTACTGGTGACAGCTGTAAGAATGGAGGGTTCTGTTTTGATGGTATCAACAAGTTTCAGTGTCTCTGCAGTCCAGGCTTTGGGGGCAACAACTGTGAAATAAACATTGATGATTGTGCCAGGCAGCCATGTAAAAACTCAGGCAACTGCACTGATTTTGTAAACAACTTCAAATGCACTTGTTCACCAGGTTATACTGGTAAACAGTGCGATGTGGACATTGACGACTGTGTCAATCAAAAGTGTCACCATGGGGGTTCATGCATTGACTTAGTAAATGGTTTTATCTGTAACTGTCCTCTGGGGTATACAGGTGTACACTGTGAGAAAGACATAGATGAGTGTCAGTCACAGCCGTGTGTCAATGGAACATGCTTGGAGGAAGCTGGTAGTTATAAATGTGTCTGTCAAAGTGGCTTCACTGGAAACAATTGTGAAGTCAATGTTGATGATTGCGCCAGTTTCCCTTGTCACAATGGAGGCAAATGTTTTGACATGGTAGACGACTATCTCTGTGTCTGCCCTCTTGGGTTTAAAGGGAAAACTTGTGGAGTGAACATTGATGATTGTTTGTGGCAGCCATGTCAACACAATGGAAGTAGATGTGTGGATGGCGTGAATAGTTTTAGCTGCATGTGTGCTCCTGGTTATAAAGGTGTCAACTGTTCTATAGAGGTGGATAAGTGTGCAGTAACACCCTGCCAGAATAATGGAACTTGCACCAATGAGATATCTGATTTCACTTGCTGGTGCCTATCAGGCTTCAAAG GTCGCTATtgtgaaataaaggaaacagATAACTGTGCGAGCTTTATTTGCTTAAACAGTGGGAGATGCCATCGAACTGAAAATGGCACAGGGTGCATATGTCCCAGAGGGTACCATGGCAACCACTGTGAAATCAAGAGTGACAGGTGCCAATTATCTTCTTGTCTCAATGATGCCACTTGCTATGACAATGGAAAGGACCTGTTCTGCAAATGTCCCGTGGGTTTTGTTGGAAAAAGATGTGAAAAAG CTTTTGACCACTGTATTGCTCGAGTGGCTGATAGCAACATGACATTTCCATCCAACATATGTGGGCCACATGGAGCATGCGTGAGTCGTCGCACTGGTTTCATATGCACGTGTTATGCGGGTTACACAGGACTTCTTTGTCAGCACG AAATAAATGAGTGTTTGTCAAATCCTTGTGGAGAAAACATGAGCTGTATCGACGGAATTAACTCTTTCACTTGTGAGCTTGAGGCTGAGGTTGGCAATGCAGCATTCTCAG GTTCCCAGACCAAGTCTTCTTACGTAATTCCGTTTGTCGTGGTAGCGGTCGTGTTGGTGTTGCTCGCTGCCTTTGGTCTTTTTATCTTTAAACTGAGGGCTTACAGACAGAGAAATGGAcgaatgaaactgaaagaagaTCACGCAGACACATTGCCTCATTCCTACCCTCAGGAGAAGACTTTCGAGAACCCTATATACCAA CCCTGCGATGAGGTAATTTCTGTGGAGTGCCGTGACGATATCGCCTCTCTACACGCTCTGAGAGTTCAAATTGAGCAAGAACTGCTGGACCTCTCCTTCTTGAGCGACGCGGAAAGCATGGGCCAAAGAGAACTTGCGAAAAGTTCTTCGGCACCAGATCTCCGAAACTTACCCGTCACAGTCAGAGATATGGAGACTAGTAGTGTGTGCTCAGTCGATGATCTTTCCCAAGGATCCTTGGGAGCAGAGCTTTTTCTTGGGGCAAGCACAAGCGCCTGTGACGTAAAGCGGTCCAAAGAATGGCTTGATACTTACCTTTGA
- the LOC131795888 gene encoding fibropellin-1-like isoform X2, with product MITSRIITTTVLLWSGFLKGYDSSCLSTSCLNGGTCVTTASGQQVCHCAAGFTGRSCATDTNECAAHPCHNNGTCIDQVNSFQCECRKGFTGIICQTNIDDCQGNLCKNGATCQDLVADFRCHCQPGFGGRFCEIDIDDCAELPCHHSSTCIDGVNGFSCSCLPGYTGVLCDINFNDCGSNPCQNGGICADGVNDYLCVCKTGFSGKNCERDIDDCEQAPCKNGGTCHDQVNDFLCDCAVGFKGGNCEVNIDDCLSAPCDNNATCVDLVNGFSCNCMSGFTGLKCDIDIDECRDHMCMHNSACVDGINSYKCICKPGFTGQFCEVDIDDCIQQPCKNQGVCIDAVDDFRCVCQTGFTGKDCVVNIDDCANNPCHHNATCLDLVNSYNCTCPTGYTGKDCHMVINNCANPLCLNGGTCINRPDGQGYDCICRNGFIDPTCSLNMDDCSPNPCQSGDCIDLIDNFMCNCSGGIIGRTCAGSVNACNAFFCRNGGTCISNNSSLHCVCPEGFTSTHCEVDINHCHSHNCQNNATCVDGVKNYTCLCAKGYAGHYCEIDLDECEANQCSNGATCVDLINDFKCLCAPGFQGRTCAVDINECYSFPCYHDALCTDLVDGFKCTCKPGFTGKKCETNINDCTGDSCKNGGFCFDGINKFQCLCSPGFGGNNCEINIDDCARQPCKNSGNCTDFVNNFKCTCSPGYTGKQCDVDIDDCVNQKCHHGGSCIDLVNGFICNCPLGYTGVHCEKDIDECQSQPCVNGTCLEEAGSYKCVCQSGFTGNNCEVNVDDCASFPCHNGGKCFDMVDDYLCVCPLGFKGKTCGVNIDDCLWQPCQHNGSRCVDGVNSFSCMCAPGYKGVNCSIEVDKCAVTPCQNNGTCTNEISDFTCWCLSGFKGRYCEIKETDNCASFICLNSGRCHRTENGTGCICPRGYHGNHCEIKSDRCQLSSCLNDATCYDNGKDLFCKCPVGFVGKRCEKAFDHCIARVADSNMTFPSNICGPHGACVSRRTGFICTCYAGYTGLLCQHEINECLSNPCGENMSCIDGINSFTCELEAEVGNAAFSGSQTKSSYVIPFVVVAVVLVLLAAFGLFIFKLRAYRQRNGRMKLKEDHADTLPHSYPQEKTFENPIYQPCDEVISVECRDDIASLHALRVQIDRELLDLSFLSDAESMGQRDLAKSSSAPDLRNLSVTVKDMETSSVCSVDDLSQGSLGAERFLGASTSACDVKRSKEWLDTYL from the exons ATGATAACTTCTAGGATAATCACCACTACTGTTTTATTATGGAGTGGCTTTCTCAAG ggttaTGATAGTTCCTGTTTATCCACCTCATGTCTGAATGGTGGTACCTGTGTTACAACAGCTAGTGGACAGCAGGTGTGTCACTGTGCAGCAGGGTTTACTGGAAGAAGCTGCGCAACTGACACAAATGAATGTGCTGCACATCCATGTCATAACAATGGGACGTGTATTGATCAG gTCAATTCATTTCAATGTGAATGCCGTAAGGGATTTACTGGAATTATCTGCCAGACAAACATTGATGACTGTCAAGGCAATCTATGTAAGAATGGGGCAACATGCCAAGATCTTGTTGCTGATTTTCGCTGCCACTGTCAGCCTGGATTTGGGGGAAGGTTTTGCGAGATTGACATTGATGACTGTGCAGAGTTACCTTGCCACCACAGTAGTACATGTATTGATGGAGTGAATGGGTTCTCTTGTTCGTGCCTTCCAGGATACACAGGAGTTCTTTGTGACATAAATTTCAATGACTGTGGTAGTAATCCTTGCCAGAATGGAGGAATATGTGCAGATGGAGTGAATGATTATCTTTGTGTGTGTAAGACTGGTTTCTCAGGAAAGAACTGTGAGAGGGACATAGATGATTGTGAGCAAGCACCTTGTAAAAATGGAG GAACCTGTCACGACCAAGTGAATGATTTTTTGTGTGACTGTGCAGTGGGCTTCAAAGGAGGAAACTGTGAAGTAAACATTGACGACTGCTTATCTGCACCATGTGACAATAATGCTACATGTGTTGACTTAGTCAATGGATTTTCTTGCAATTGCATGAGTGGATTCACTGGACTAAAATGTGatatagatattgatgaatgcagAGACCACATGTGTATGCACAACTCAGCTTGTGTTGATGGAATAAACTCATACAAGTGTATCTGTAAGCCTGGTTTCACAGGACAGTTCTGTGAAGTCGACATTGATGACTGCATTCAGCAGCCATGTAAGAATCAAGGTGTGTGTATAGATGCAGTGGATGACTTCAGATGTGTATGTCAGACTGGTTTTACAGGAAAGGATTGTGTGGTTAACATTGATGACTGTGCAAATAATCCTTGTCATCACAATGCCACATGTCTAGATCTTGTCAACAGTTACAACTGCACTTGTCCAACAGGTTATACGGGTAAAGACTGTCATATGGTCATTAACAACTGTGCTAATCCACTTTGTTTGAATGGTGGAACATGCATCAACAGGCCTGATGGACAAGGATATGACTGCATTTGTCGCAACGGATTCATAGATCCAACTTGTTCATTAAATATGGATGACTGCTCTCCTAATCCTTGTCAGAGTGGGGATTGCATTGATTTGATTGACAATTTTATGTGCAACTGTTCAGGGGGAATCATAGGAAGAACTTGTGCTGGTTCAGTCAATGCATGTAATGCATTCTTTTGTCGCAATGGGGGTACATGCATCTCTAATAATTCTTCATTACATTGTGTTTGTCCAGAGGGTTTCACAAGCACACATTGTGAAGTGGATATCAACCACTGTCATTCACACAACTGTCAAAATAATGCCACTTGTGTAGATGGTGTCAAAAATTATACTTGTCTTTGTGCAAAGGGATATGCTGGTCATTACTGTGAAATAGATCTTGATGAATGTGAAGCTAATCAATGCAGCAATGGAGCAACTTGTGTGGATTTGATAAATGACTTTAAGTGCCTGTGTGCTCCAGGTTTCCAAGGGCGGACATGCGCTGTAGACATCAATGAGTGTTATTCATTTCCTTGTTACCATGATGCATTATGCACTGATTTGGTCGATGGCTTTAAATGTACCTGCAAGCCAGGTTTTACAGGAAAGAAGTGTGAGACAAATATTAATGACTGTACTGGTGACAGCTGTAAGAATGGAGGGTTCTGTTTTGATGGTATCAACAAGTTTCAGTGTCTCTGCAGTCCAGGCTTTGGGGGCAACAACTGTGAAATAAACATTGATGATTGTGCCAGGCAGCCATGTAAAAACTCAGGCAACTGCACTGATTTTGTAAACAACTTCAAATGCACTTGTTCACCAGGTTATACTGGTAAACAGTGCGATGTGGACATTGACGACTGTGTCAATCAAAAGTGTCACCATGGGGGTTCATGCATTGACTTAGTAAATGGTTTTATCTGTAACTGTCCTCTGGGGTATACAGGTGTACACTGTGAGAAAGACATAGATGAGTGTCAGTCACAGCCGTGTGTCAATGGAACATGCTTGGAGGAAGCTGGTAGTTATAAATGTGTCTGTCAAAGTGGCTTCACTGGAAACAATTGTGAAGTCAATGTTGATGATTGCGCCAGTTTCCCTTGTCACAATGGAGGCAAATGTTTTGACATGGTAGACGACTATCTCTGTGTCTGCCCTCTTGGGTTTAAAGGGAAAACTTGTGGAGTGAACATTGATGATTGTTTGTGGCAGCCATGTCAACACAATGGAAGTAGATGTGTGGATGGCGTGAATAGTTTTAGCTGCATGTGTGCTCCTGGTTATAAAGGTGTCAACTGTTCTATAGAGGTGGATAAGTGTGCAGTAACACCCTGCCAGAATAATGGAACTTGCACCAATGAGATATCTGATTTCACTTGCTGGTGCCTATCAGGCTTCAAAG GTCGCTATtgtgaaataaaggaaacagATAACTGTGCGAGCTTTATTTGCTTAAACAGTGGGAGATGCCATCGAACTGAAAATGGCACAGGGTGCATATGTCCCAGAGGGTACCATGGCAACCACTGTGAAATCAAGAGTGACAGGTGCCAATTATCTTCTTGTCTCAATGATGCCACTTGCTATGACAATGGAAAGGACCTGTTCTGCAAATGTCCCGTGGGTTTTGTTGGAAAAAGATGTGAAAAAG CTTTTGACCACTGTATTGCTCGAGTGGCTGATAGCAACATGACATTTCCATCCAACATATGTGGGCCACATGGAGCATGCGTGAGTCGTCGCACTGGTTTCATATGCACGTGTTATGCGGGTTACACAGGACTTCTTTGTCAGCACG AAATAAATGAGTGTTTGTCAAATCCTTGTGGAGAAAACATGAGCTGTATCGACGGAATTAACTCTTTCACTTGTGAGCTTGAGGCTGAGGTTGGCAATGCAGCATTCTCAG GTTCCCAGACCAAGTCTTCTTACGTAATTCCGTTTGTCGTGGTAGCGGTCGTGTTGGTGTTGCTCGCTGCCTTTGGTCTTTTTATCTTTAAACTGAGGGCTTACAGACAGAGAAATGGAcgaatgaaactgaaagaagaTCACGCAGACACATTGCCTCATTCCTACCCTCAGGAGAAGACTTTCGAGAACCCTATATACCAA